ATTCAAAACTATTAATCAGGGGAATGAGATGCCTGAACTTTTCTTATGGAAGCTATAATCTTGTTTCAAAATATGACCAGGGATTTTAACCAATATGAGAACAATTCTTTTGTGGGACTAAGAACTCCGAGAGGCTAACCAACCAGTACATCCTCACTGTTCCTTACAATGTGTATAgggattatatataatttttaagggaTTATAATTTGATTTGTATTGGCTTTGAGATATTCATGCATGACTTTCTTTTTTGTCTCCAGtattttatgttatgttttttatatttaattttcatgttACATAATAGTATGATATTACCAAGTCTACTCGAACCACCTATTTGCATGCCTTTGAATGCTTGCCCACTGCTTTATATGATCTGAAAATAAGAACAAATCTTAAGCATCGAATAACTTCTTCAACCGGAAGGAAAGTTTCTGTTTTCCCTTTTCAGGTAAAGGTTTTGACGTCTTTAAGATAATCACGTAATAACAAAGCTTCCTGTTAGAAAGTATTTCACTCAAAGTAACAAATACATCACATGGAACCAGATCAGAGACTTCTCCCTGTTTGATGGTCGCTTATTACCAAAGACAAATATTTGGGACCACCTGAACATGAACCTTTATCACAAAACCTTCCAAGGCAGAAGCAAATGATTTAATCATCCTATAAAAATGAACCTCAAAGCTTAGTTCACTTGGCTTAAACAACCACCCCTAATAGATGGCATCTAAAAAATCTGGGTTTCGAAATTTTGAATCTTAGCAGCTGCTACCCTTTCTTTATCAAAGCTCATTTTAACAAGGTAAACAAGCTTAATTGAGCGAGTTCAAACAGTTCGATTTTTATCTCAAATTGAGCTTCAGCCAAGCTTCAAACCAAGCTTCAAACTTTGATTTCCAGCCAAGCCTGACTCAGCTCAAGTTCACCCCTACTCTAATCCAACAAGGTGTTTTAAACATATGACTAGGTATTGTGAAGTCAAAACAGTAAGCCTAGTGATGCAGATACATGTCCTTTCaactataaaattataaataccaGTGCACAAAAGAATTGGCTAATTGGCAGATAGGGTAAAGTTTGTCACATGTACCTTACATGTACACACATACGAGGACCAGTGTATGGGAGTAAACCTTGTTTTCTTGTTCCTGATTCAAGATACATGGTGGGTTGATCCTAGTCTCATAAACTATACGAGTGGCAACATGTTTATTGGTTAAGTGTCTTGTGGAATGCAACCTGCAAATGCAACAAAGATTGAAGTAAGATATTTTGCATTGATGTATGCTTTGAGATAGTTCAGGAAATAAATTCTCAATCCTATGACTCAGAATTGACAAGCGAAAGAAACACTTAGGCAAAGTGCATACAGAAGTGGATGTCTTGAGAAGCTCTCGTATGGCCATTGTGGCATAACAAGAAGCAGGAAGTGTGAAGGCCAATTTGAGAGCTTTCTGAGGTTCCTGAGAATTCAAGTCAGGTGGAGAATGAACTTGTGGAGGCTCGGCTTCTCTAGAAACCTCCACCTCATTATCATCGGTTGAAAACTTTTTCTCATCCTCAAAGCTCTCTAATTGTTCCAGATGATTGGATGACTCTTCGCCTTCAGTTCCATTGGTTGGATTCTCTTCTTTGACTGGGTTCACAGGTTTAGTTTTGGCAATTTTGTCTATATCTGTCTCCGACAATGCTAAATTTCCATCTGTATACGAAAGCAAATCCCTGAAACAACATAGATGATGGTACTCAGTCTACAACGTTAGATGATGGTACTCAGTCTACAACGTTTTCTATTCGCCTAAAATAATAACAGTCCTAAGAAAATGATAGGAAAAGCAGACCATACCATTGAAAATCTATTGGCTTCTGAAAAACACGCCTGTAGCTTCCAGTCATGCTGGTTATTGAAAATTCCCTGTAAGGGGAAAAAAAACAATGAAGAGGGAGATGGCTATGGGAAGAAAATTCTTGGGAAAATATAGAGAATCAGAGATGGTTCCAATTATGAAGATGTACTTGATATTATGGACACTCTCTGTCAAGCTGATGCCATCCTGATGAATTAAACAAAAATGTTTAGAACCAAAAAAAGTCTGTATTTAATATATGTTAAGAAAGACAGCAAACCTTCTTTGCCATGTCATGATAAACTTCAGCAACCTCATTCATTGGATAAATTATTCTAGAGCTGTCACAGAAACATCACAACATTGTTAGGAAAGCAAAAATAACAGTTCATTATGAGTAAGATATGAGCAATGTAAAATCTGCTATGACTCGTTCAATATTCCCTTACCCTGGCATAGGAAGGACAACATCCTCAATAGTATAATTTCCAGTACTGATATCTGATGCAGTTATGACCTGAGAGAAAGCAGAAGCCATCTTAAATTCTTTGAATCTAGGGTAAAAAGATTGATGCTAAGTGAATATACAACTATATTGCTCCGACTCTTTGTTTTTCTTGAAGCTTTCATGTCCTACACACATGTCCAATGCATATCCAGATATGGGAATGACATATGATATATGACTCTCCAAAGACCctccaaatatatgaaaattCTTCAAAACATTGAACATAACCACCATGTTCACATGCTCCTATCCAACAATCACATCCCAATTCATGTAACATAAATATACAGCAGATGATTAACTAATGGCACCAAAATCTAAACATCTTTCACACTTACTCTTGccacaaaataaaaattaggaaAGAGGTTATCATCTATGGTAATGAATTGAAGTCTTCTCAATCATTTCTCTAAGATTTCCCGCAAAACCCTGAGTTTACAATTCAAAAACTTTAAAATGctttaaatgaaaaaaatgacaACTGACCTTAACAAGATTATTTTTCTCTAGCGGAAGATCTTTTCCAGATATTTCATCTAATTGACCACAATCATAAGCATCTTCTAAGCTATTATCTTCATGTTCAGGCGGTAAAACTTCTGTTTTTTCCGCATCATCTCCTTTGCTATATACCAAGTCTCCCAACACAACTTCACGGCTTCCTGAATATGGTGGGATAACAGAACATTGTTATATCAGGTAACCTCAAAATTTCTAATATAGCTATGAAAAATAGTAAACCTAAGTGTGTACAAGGAAGCCCCCCACCCCTTAACTGACCAAAAAAAATTGCATACCATATTTTTTCACTCTCACACTTGCTGCATGGTTCCACAGATAGCTTTGGTAACTATGGACATACCTGATCAGTAAAACAGATATAATCTAAGATTCAATATCAGTCTTCTCTTGAATCCCTGTTGGGTCAATTAGTACTTTTGTGTGAGAGAAAGACAGAGAGAGGTTACTATGAGGAGGATCTCCCTCATACAACTCTTGAGAAATAGAAAATGATTCTAAATATCTCAACAACTATCTTAACATAATTTCCAAGTCCCAACATCAATCAATCAATTAGGATAAGGTATTCAACTCAACTAACTAACTCATGCATTGACATGAATGAAATGCAAGGGTAAGCAGCACTCTATAAGTAAAAAAATCAAGCTACTGAAGTAAACTAGACATTGGTGATTAAATAGCATGCACATATAAACAGTAAACTCCCATACTAAACATGCTTCCAAGAAAATAGCTATAGCTCTGCAGTTCAAGAATCCAAATTCAGTAACTGTTATAGAATTAAGAAAAATTATATTCCTGGCTAACACGTCAAGCACTTACATCATTCTCAACGTCCTAGGTATAGCTTTCAGGGCTTGCAAGTAATTCCCAGGACTTTTCTTCAAACATTGCAGCTGTATGAGAATGGAAAAAAGGGGCAAAATTCTTTTTAACTATGAAACATACACAAAAGAAAATCAATACAATAGATATCAAAGCCTTGGAGGAGTGACAGAACTGGGAGCTTACCATAGCCCTTTCTGCAACTAAATGGCGAGGTAATTGCTTGAGAGTACCATCTATGTCACCAGTTTGTTTATAATATTCCCTTGCCTTGCTTATGATATTTCTTTGTATTTAGAGATTCAAGTCAAGAAAACAAAAGATAATTATTTCTCCAAGCTGAATGCAGACCAGTCTAGCATCTAAAAAGTAACATTTTCCAGAAGGAACGAAACATAAAGTGCAAATAAAGGATATCCCCTTCTCTTGGATCAAGAATAGTGCTTGCAGCAGCTTTCCATTCGCCTCGCAGTAATGTGGCACCAATGTGGTGAGTTGGAACAGAACCACTTCCAAAACGCTGAAAAATTATGAAGGTTTCAAGAAGAatataaaagaaagaagaaagcaGGAAAGGGGGGAAGAGAGGGTGGGAGAGGAGAGAGAATGATTAAGGAAGTACTTGTAAGCCAAAATAGTTGATGAAGCCATGCCTCCCCAAGGACTCTGCAGATGCTTGAATAGTATCTTCAGAATCTGCAACAACTCCTCTGAGGAGATAAATGAGTTCAATGAGTGATGGGATATTGGAAGAAGGAAGTAGCACTGATGGATGTTAAACAGAATTCGCATGTGGGAAACTCTCACCGCAATACGATGGTGAATCGGTTTCCTAAAAGCTGCCCAAGGAGGAGGTCATCCTTGACGTAGCTGGATGATAATCACACTATAAATAATGGTTCATAACACAATACCTTGAAGGGAATAGAATGTTATATCCATTAACCTTACCAGAAGTCTCCCACCTTAATACCAATCAACCTGTCATTAAGGGCAGCTAATCTACTTGCATACTGCTTGAAAACAGTTACCTGGAAACCCAAAAGACTGCACCACTTAAACATGATCCCTTTTGCAGAAGAAGAAAAAAACCAGATATACATAGAAGTGTTCATgattaagaaaatataaaatagCAACCAGACCATCCATTTTCCACGCACAATGAAAGTGCTGCGGCATTCAGATTGAAGACAGAGTGACAAGCCATTAATCAGGCAGCAGTGTTCCATTGCTTACAACTCTCTACACGTGAAATGGATAACTACTAAAAGAGTTTAGAGGTAGAACTGTAAGAACCATAATGAACAGAAGTGTCCCCTAAGGGCATCTTTGGCATATCCCAGTTCTTCTAGTAGCAATTTCATTTTTCTTAGTACCTCATAAAATTTCTGAAAGTGACATCCACCCATAGTTTCTTTAAGATGCTAAATACTAGCTTTTGCAAAAATTAGTTCAGAAAAGAATTAACACTACATCTACACAATGCAAGGTAGAGCAAGTAATCTCCCAAAGTTAACCAAAATACCAATTAATTTAGAATGAAAGCAGCAGAAAAAGGAGCAACTTACCCTTTGAGTGGAAACTGACCTCTTATCTTTTGTACCCGCAAAACCAAAAGACCTTGGCTGTCAAACAAAAGATTAATGACAAAGGTTCCCGTTGAATAGGTAACCACAGGATTTATATAAATCATTTATCATACCTGAATGCCAAGCATCTTTCCTATTAATCCTAAGGCTTCCTGTGTATCTTTATTCTCCTTGAAAAGATGGAACCTGAATATTAACATAAATGATAGCAGCTTCTAATGTAGTTCAAGTGCAATAGACACTTCATGGCATTGATAAGCAATTGAATAAGGAAAGGTGAAAGCTAGACATGGGTTTTTTCTCCTATTATTTTAAGAGGCATCAAATTATTGTAGGAGTGCAACATGCTACCTAAGAAAATTGCCAAGATGTGCTGGCCAGTGGCTTGAACCTCTACTATCATAGGGCCTATCACCTCTCTTCCTTTTATTCAAATTTCTTCCCTTGTTCTTATTCCCAGAATTTAACCTCACCCGGATGCATTTTGAGGAAGAATCAGGTCCATCAACAGTGTCGGTGACTAGAAATCTAAGATTTTCCTTAAAGAAATTATGCATTGCCTGAAAATGTCGAAAACAAAATGAAAAGGTTCTTATAGTTAGTTTGATTCCCTCTTCGTAATAGACTAACACCCTACACGCTAAAGGTACAAAATGATTAAGGATAAACAAATTGAAAAAGAACCTAAAGCTTACCGTTCGATGAGATTTATCAGAATCTGGAGACAGAACAATGGGAGAGATATCTTCTTCACTGCCTGAAGTAATTTGGTTAATGAAAGCTTCTAACCGATCGACATCAATTTCGCAGGCAAGTGATCTGAATTTTTCAATTTCAGATGCATAATTTTTGTTAAGTTGATCAGATATTTTTGTTTCAACTTCCTGAAAAGCCTGAGAACATGTTCGAAAAgaaaaagattaaaatatattaaatgtacaAAAACATAATTATGATAAAAATGGTATGAGTTAGATTACCTCTGGAGGGGCATCTAAAGAGGTCAAATGAACAACATTTCCCTCAATGTCTACTTCATTCACAATGAAATCAGAATATCTACACAAAAAATTCAAAGCaatcaaataacaaaattttccatCGCCAATTGCAATTATAACCAATTCATAATAAAGAAAATCACTCTCAAAACTTCCAATTTTCCTCATTCCAAATTTTCTCCATTCCTTTTAAATACAAAGAATCTCATTATACGCACAAAGACACAACTGCCAAAACGCAGGCTTGAGTGAAGCTAAGACTAAACCTCTCATTCCACCATCTTAATCGAACAAACATATAGCCAAGCATGCATGTGGAAATAAACAAATTAAACATAAGggtatttgcaaaaaaaaaaaagcacaaaACTTGGTCATAAAGGATAagtttaaaagaaatgaaaacaaaaaaaaggagTGACCCTTCACCTTTGTTTGAGGATGCCACGAAAACCAGGAAGGTTTGAGATGAAACATAGGATTCCCACATCGGATTCGGTGATGGTCGTCATTGTTAAActtgaataatttgagtatttCGTGATTGGGTGTTTTGTCAAGTTTGATTTTGAAAGTGACAAGTAGTTCCGTTTGCAGTGGAAGTAACAGTTGGGTTTTAGAATTGAGACACCACAACGCCACATTTTCTTCTGCTTTCCCAGGGTTTACTGGTAATGCTATCCTGTAATACGATGCGTTTTGTTGCTTTGATGGGGTTTTTCCTTCTGGCTTCATTTTGGGCCTTTTAAGGCCATTTGTATGGTTTGGGTATTACACCAAGAAATAGATTTgatgaaaattgaaaaaagaatAAAGGAAAAAAAGCAACAGTGATGAAGCCCATTGGCTTTCAACGATGGCAATGATGAGGGAGTTGGAAGTGTAACCAAAGACAACAAAAACAAAGTGCTCCAAAAAGCAAAAACGAGTTGACCCATTGTAGAGATCCAAAACAAAGGCCACAAGCCAGAGTAGAGAGAGAAACCAAAAACAgagcaaaagaaaaagaaaaacgcctgcattgagagagagagagagagagatggtGAGTAAACCAGAGGAGACCCAATTGAACACGCTTGAAAACCAGGTAGACAATGGAGGAGGAGGTGCTTGGGAGTATCTTTGCCTTGTCAGGAAGCTCAAAGTTAGGCGTTCAGAGAAAGTCTTGAAGTATGGCTTATCGATCTTAAACGACCCCAAAAAACGATCTGCTCTTGGCCCTGAAGGTTATTTTTTTTTCTAGCTTTGATTGATTTCTGAAATTGGTTTTGCTTGAATTGGATGatttcaaagtgtttgatttgaattttgagttcttTTATCGGTTTTGTTTGTAATTAGATTTGATTTGGTATTAGAGCTTTGTGTTCTTTGTTTATTTGCTAAAGAGTTTTGCTTGAATTTCACAAATTGAAGCTTTACTGATTGCTACCCTGTTATTCATTTACTTGAAATCGAAGTTTGAAGCTTTATGGTTTTgtacttttgttttaaaaaaatcgaAGATTTTATTTAAATTGGGTGTGATGAGAACTTTGAGGTGGTATTACTAGCTTTGTGTAGGTTTCAATGTGTCAAGCTTGATTTGAATTTGTATGTATTAGAATAAGAATTAGTTGGTTAGGAACGCAGGTTGAGTTTTCAATATTTTGATTTTTCAACTGAGATTTTGAGAAGTAATCAGAAAAAGTTAGGAGTGCCTGATGAAGCACAGTTTGTGGCACTTTATAGTTCTAGACATTTCATTTGCTATATATCCTAAGTTAGATATGAGACGTTATCTTAGTTTTATACATTTTCTCGTGTTCTATCACATCATTCGAGACTTATTTTGGTATTGGATTTCACTTTGTAGTCTAGAACAGTAGGCACTTGCGAACAGTTACCCTTTGATCTGTCAGAATGTGATTTTAATTGGTGTGTTTAGACCAAATTGTTGTCTGTTTAAGATTAGATGTCTGCTTATGACCAAATTGTTGCTTCTATTAATTTATCAGGCACGTTTGTGAACATTTATAATTACTAACAACTGCTTATTTTGATACAGAATGGACTCTATATGAGCAGGTAGCTATTGCTGCTATGGATTGCCAATGTCTCGATTTTGCAAAGGTAcaatcctttttcttttttctttttttccatttttgattgattttaagattttattttttgtATGGAGATTTCCATTTATGTGAAAGAATATTCTAtttcttttacttatttaatttgtATCAGTCCCACTGGGTTGACTACTCTCATTGTTCTTACAGTTTCTCTTTTGAGAATGCTAATAGTTCTTTAAGGTGGTACTTGTTGGAATTCCTTAGATTAAGCAGATTTTCTACCTTAGTTCTAGGAATTTCCTTGTACTATTagccataatcaaattactaatttttagggataggctaatttctagagattatttcctttttatttttcctgctattcTTTAAAAGGCTGTAGTCAGATTAGAAGAAATAAGAATAATTCTTCTTCCTAAATTTGTACATGGTATCAAGAGCATCAGGAATTCAGTAGACCCTGCTCTTTCTTCACTTTTCTTGTTCTGTTTTCTCTGTTAGAAACCCTACTCCCATGGGTGACACCGAAAATTCCTACGAGACTCTTCATAAACTTCGGCTAACCAAAACTCAACTTGAGGCTCTTCATAAACTACTCGGGACTCCTACAGCCAGTGGGTCACTAGCTATTCACGGTACTGCTTTAAATACTACACACGAACCTATCACAACTTCCTGGATACTAGACTCAGGTGCATCCGACCACATGACAGGTAATCTAAGTTTGTTTCACACCTATTTACCTTGTCATGATCACTCTCGGATTCGCATAGCTGATGGATCTTGCTGGTGGCTGGAATGGGGACAGTTAGACTTACTGAAAATTTTTCCCTTGATAAAGTTTTACATGTTCCAAATCTTTCCTATAATTTACTCTCAATTAGCAAGCTTACCAAGGATGAAAAAGTACTTGTTGAATTTTCGCTTTAGGTTGTGTGGTTCAGAACAAGAATCGGGAAGATGATTGGCactgctaaagttgatgatggcTTATATGTTTGGAACAAAAACAGTTCACAAGAAGGGATGGCCTTATCTACATCAAAAGAAGATTCTATCATGCTATGGCACCGTAGACTAGGACACCCAAATTTCATGTACTTGAAGAAATTGTTTCCTCTACTatttctaaataagaaaataagttcATTGAACTGTGAAGTTTGCCAACTGTCTAAACACACTCGTGTCCCTTATCCTTTGAAACCTTATGTTCAATCTCAACCTTTCTCTTTAATCCACAGTGATCTATGGGGAGCCAGTCGAGTAAAAAACATCACAGGGGCTAGGTGGTTCATAACTTTCATTGATGACCACACTAGAGTTTGTTGGATCTATCTCTTTAAAGAAAAATCCGAAGTCTCTAGagtcttcaaaaattttcattcagTGATTCGAACCCAGTTCAATTCAAATATTCACACCCTTAGAACTGATAATGGGAGAGAGTACTTTAATTCTATCCTAAGTCCTTATTTTTCTGAGCAAGGAATCATACATCAAAGTTCTTGTCCTGACACCCCTCAACAAAACGGGGTTTCCGAGAGGAAAAATAGACACCTTGTAGCCGTGGCTCGTGCTCTTATGTTTACTATGGGTGTACCAAAGTATTTATGGGGAGAAGCTGTCCTCACTGCTTGTTATCTTATAAACCGACTCCCATCTAAGGTATTAAACTTTCAAACACCTTTACATACTCTTCAAAAAATTTTTCCCTTGTTTCGTGTTCCTAATCTCCCAACCAAAACATTTGGCTGCAAAGCATTTGTCCACAACCATCAACCTAACCGATCTAAACTTGATCTTAGAGCCCACACTTGTGTCTTTATTGGTTACTCACCTACACAAAAAGGGTACAAGTGCTACTCTCCAACCTTACACTGGATGTTTGTGTCCCTTGATGTTACTTTCTTCGAAAATGAGCCATATTTTTCAGCCTCTCATCTTCAGGGGGAGATACTTAGTGAAGATGAGACCTTGAGCAATCTTCTCATTATACCTCAAGGCTGTATCAGCCCTACCACCACTACAAAACCTGCTGAAAATCCTACAGCCACTGTTATTCCTGTTTTGGAACCTGTTTTTCCTATCTCCACTGTTCAGCAACAAGAAACAAGGGTGATTAACCACTAATGAAGAAAAACAGCCTACTCATTCTgaaaaacaacaagaaaaaaCTCAGGGGCTTCGTGTATACTCTCGGAGACATCAGCTGCCTGAGACAGAAACAGCAGTGCCAATGCCATCTTTACCTGAGGACTGTCTTGAGGAAGAAGTTTCACCTCCTTCATCTTCCATCTATCTTCCAATTGCAGTAAGAAAGGGCACTAGGAGCTGCACTCAACATCCCATTTCTCGGTTTGTATCCTATGGAAACTTGTCTAAATCCTACAATGCCTTTGTTTCTAATGTTGACTCTATAGAAACTCCAAAAAACATAGAAGAGGCTCTTAAGTCAACCAAATGGAGGCAAGCTGTGTTGGAAGAAATAAAGGCTCTTGAAGACAATGGAACTTGGGAAATATCTAAACTACCTACTGGGAAGAAGACCGTGGGTTGTAAGTGGATTTTCACCACAAAATTTAAACCAGATGGGAGCATTGATCGATACAAGGCTAGACTTGTGGCCAGGGGTTTCACTCAAACATATGGGTTGGACTATGAGGAAACCTTTGCACCGGTGGCAAAATTGAATACTATTCGAGTGCTTCTCTCAATTGCTGTCAACTTAGAATGGCCTTTGATCCAATTGGATGTAAAGAACGCTTTTCTCAATGGAGAATTAAACGAAGAAGTCTACATGGATTTTCCGCCTGGATTCGAAGGAAGCAAGGGCCAAGTATGCAAGTTGAAGAAGTCCTTGTATGGACTAAAGCAATCCCCTCGGGCTTGGTTTAGTCGTTTTGCCAAAGCCATGACTAGTAGAAATTATACTCAAGGTCAAGCTGATCACACCTTATTCTACAAACACTCGGATAATGGGAAGTGCTGTATTCTCATTCTCTATACAGATGACATAATATTAACAGGGGATGATTCTATTGAAATTGAAAGACTAAAAGAGTTCTTAAGTCTTGAGTTTCAACTTAAAGACTTGGGAAATCTTCGATATTTTCTAGGAATGGAGATAGCAAGGTCAAAGGCAGGTATTTCAATCTCTCAAAGAAAGTATGTTCTTGATCTACTTTCTGAAGTTGGACTGTTGGGTTGCAAACCAGCCGAGACTCCTATGGAACCCAACCTTAAATTAGGAACTGATAAGGATGGAGAAGAGGTAGACAGGAGGAGATATCAACGGTTAGTGGGAAAACTTATCTATCTTTCTCACACTCGTCCGGACATAGCTTTTGGAGTAAGTGTTATAAGTCAATTTATGCATGCTCCTAGGGAGAAACATTTGGAAGCTGCCTACAGGATATTGAGATACTTTAAAGGGACTCCTGGTAAGGGGTTGCATTTCAAGAAAGATGTAAATCGAAGCATAGAAGTCTACACTGATGCAGACTGGGCAGGGGCAGTTAATGACAGGCGATCCACAAGCGGTTACTGCAGCTATGTTTGGGGCAATCTCGTGACATGGAGGAGTAAAAAGCAATCTGTTGTGGCACGCAGCAGTGCTGAATCTGAATATCGAGCTTTGTCCCACGGAATATGTGAAGGAATGTGGTTACAACGGCTAATGGGAGAACTAAAATTATCCTATACAAAACCTATAACATTATACTGTGACAACCAGGCAGCAGTTAGCATAGCTCATGACCCTGTACACCATGACCGTACCAAGCATGTGGAAATTGATCGCCACTTTATTACGGAGAAAATTAACAAAGGGGAAGTTTGTGTTTCATATCTACCTACAAGACAAGAAGTAGCAGACGTGTTAACCAAAAGCTTGAGCAGAAAAATGTTCGAAGAAATTATGGGCAAGCTGGGTTTGATTAACATCTACACTccagcttgagggggagtgttggaattccttaaattaagcagattttctaccttagttctaggaatttccttgtactattagccataatcaaattactaatttttagggataggctaatttctagagattatttcctttttatttgtcCTGCTATTCTTTAAAAGGCTGTAGTCAGATTAGAAGAAATAAGAATAATTCTTCTTCCTAAATTTGTACAGTACTTGTTACTTGGATATCTCTTTCTTTGTTGAGGCATTAGTT
This is a stretch of genomic DNA from Gossypium arboreum isolate Shixiya-1 chromosome 11, ASM2569848v2, whole genome shotgun sequence. It encodes these proteins:
- the LOC108473476 gene encoding uncharacterized protein LOC108473476; the encoded protein is MWRCGVSILKPNCYFHCKRNYLSLSKSNLTKHPITKYSNYSSLTMTTITESDVGILCFISNLPGFRGILKQRYSDFIVNEVDIEGNVVHLTSLDAPPEAFQEVETKISDQLNKNYASEIEKFRSLACEIDVDRLEAFINQITSGSEEDISPIVLSPDSDKSHRTAMHNFFKENLRFLVTDTVDGPDSSSKCIRVRLNSGNKNKGRNLNKRKRGDRPYDSRGSSHWPAHLGNFLRFHLFKENKDTQEALGLIGKMLGIQPRSFGFAGTKDKRSVSTQRVTVFKQYASRLAALNDRLIGIKVGDFCYVKDDLLLGQLLGNRFTIVLRGVVADSEDTIQASAESLGRHGFINYFGLQRFGSGSVPTHHIGATLLRGEWKAAASTILDPREGERNIISKAREYYKQTGDIDGTLKQLPRHLVAERAMLQCLKKSPGNYLQALKAIPRTLRMMYVHSYQSYLWNHAASVRVKKYGSREVVLGDLVYSKGDDAEKTEVLPPEHEDNSLEDAYDCGQLDEISGKDLPLEKNNLVKVITASDISTGNYTIEDVVLPMPGSRIIYPMNEVAEVYHDMAKKDGISLTESVHNIKEFSITSMTGSYRRVFQKPIDFQWDLLSYTDGNLALSETDIDKIAKTKPVNPVKEENPTNGTEGEESSNHLEQLESFEDEKKFSTDDNEVEVSREAEPPQVHSPPDLNSQEPQKALKLAFTLPASCYATMAIRELLKTSTSVAFHKTLNQ